The Xyrauchen texanus isolate HMW12.3.18 chromosome 28, RBS_HiC_50CHRs, whole genome shotgun sequence genome has a segment encoding these proteins:
- the tmem244 gene encoding LOW QUALITY PROTEIN: transmembrane protein 244 (The sequence of the model RefSeq protein was modified relative to this genomic sequence to represent the inferred CDS: deleted 1 base in 1 codon), which produces MFLEYCCRCCGTTLIKRHGQLPVNSKIHDTWAVLQNLLMCIVCFYSIVVSLCIGILCVKEADSLLAPFDYMTQPSWQNSPKYFVSVISTEVMYILGGLMFVWIVEEWVWDYAINVTLLHVGLTVAVLADFPSTEHWWIAFGKF; this is translated from the exons ATGTTTTTGGAATACTGTTGTCGGTGCTGTGGGACCACTCTGATCAAACGGCATGGCCAACTGCCAGTCAACAGCAAGATCCATGACACCTGG gctgttcTGCAGAACCTGTTGATGTGTATTGTGTGCTTCTACTCTATTGTGGTCAGTCTCTGCATCGGCATTCTCTG TGTTA AAGAGGCTGACAGCTTGTTAGCGCCTTTTGACTACATGACTCAACCATCATGGCAGAAT AGTCCAAAATATTTTG TGAGTGTGATTTCGACAGAGGTGATGTACATTCTGGGTGGTCTGATGTTCGTGTGGATTGTGGAGGAGTGGGTGTGGGATTACGCCATCAATGTCActctgcttcatgttggactgaCCGTAGCAG ttttggctgatTTTCCATCAACAGAGCATTGGTGGATTGCGTTTGGTAAGTTCTAA